ATCATCGTCTCGCACGACCGCTACGTGCTCGATCGCGTTTCGACGGCGATCTGGGAGCTCGATGCAGGCAAGGTCATCGAGTATCCGGCGCCGAGAGGTGGGGGCGCGTACGCTGCTTTCCTTGTCGAGCGGCAGATACGAGAAGAAGCGGCGGCTGCCGAGAGCGAACGCTTCGCAGCCGAGCGTGAGCGGCGTCTCAAAGTCATCGCCGAGCTGCGGACGCATGGTTCGCACAACTACGCGCAGGTCAGAAGCCGCGAAAAACAGTTGGCGAAACTCGTCGCGCCTTCCGGGCCGCGGCGCCGCGCGCGCGCGATCGGGATCGGCCTGCAGTCCTCACGCGCGGCGGGCAAAGGTATCGCCGTTTCTGTCGACGGCCTCGCAAAGCGATTCGCCAAGCCGCTTTTCTCCGGTTTGCATTTCGAGCTCACCGCGGGTGAGCGGCTCGCCGTCGTCGGTCCAAACGGCGCGGGCAAATCCACGCTGTTGAAGATCATCGCGGGCGCGCTCGAGCCGGACGCGGGAACCGTCAGGTTCGGGTCCGGAGTTGCGCCTGCGTACTTCTCCCAGGATTCAAGCGAAGCGCTTGCCTCCGGGGTGCGAGCCGTTGATGCAGTCGCGCACGCGCCGGGTATCACGCCGCACCGCGCGCGCACGCTGCTCGGAGCGCTAGGCTTGAGCGGCGATGCCGGCGATAAGCCCGTGGAATCGTTTTCCGGCGGCGAACGCAGGCGCATCATGCTCGCGCGCCTGATCGCAGGCGAAGCGCCATGCCTGCTCTTGGATGAGCCGACGAACGACCTCGATATCGACAGCCGCGAAGCGTTCGAGCGCGCGCTCGATTCGTTTCCGGGATCGATCATCGCGGTCTCGCACGATCGGTACCTGCTGCAGCGCATCGCCGACCGGGTGCTCGCGCTGTCCGAGAGCGGATGGGAGCTTTTCGACGGCGGCTACGCGGCGTTCGAATCGAGAAATTCCGTGCCCTCGTCCGATGCCGCACCGCCGGACGATGGATCGAAGCGCGCATCGCCGCCGCGCGTGCCTCTCTCTAAGAACCGCAGAGCGCAACTCGAAGCCGATTGCGCTGCGCGAGAGCTCGAGATCGAAGAACTGGACGCGCGTGTGAGTGAGGTCGAAGCACGGTTCGCTGCGCCCGGAATCGGCAAAGATCCAACGGCCATGCGCGCCGCGACCTCTGAATTGGAGTCGCTCGCCCGCTTGCGTTCCGATGCGATGTCGGCGTGGGAACGTGCGATCGACGAGCTCTCGGCGTGCGAAGACGAGACCGGCTGATCCGTGACGTCGCGCCCCGAGAGCCCGTACGCAGAACTTGCGACCGAGCGCGGCCGAGCGCTCATAGCAGGTCTTGAAGCGTTCACCGAAGCGCGCCTGACCGACGCGGTCGCGTATGCGCGCGCGCGGGTGCCCGCGCCGCTCGCCGCCGCGGCGCTGGCGACCGTATTCGCCCGCCGGCGCGCCGTGGGGGCGCATAAATTTGAGCGGCCGCACGAATTGATTTTCACGCGCGAGGGATTCGAACAAGCCACCGCCGAGGCGGTGGCGCGGCACCGCGCCGAGCGGTTCGCCGGGCTCCATAACGTCGCCGATTTGTGCTGTGGGGTCGGCGGCGACACCCTGGCGCTTGCTCGCGCAG
Above is a genomic segment from Candidatus Eremiobacteraceae bacterium containing:
- a CDS encoding ABC-F family ATP-binding cassette domain-containing protein, with protein sequence SGVLRDSQKIGLVGKNGAGKSTLLRIVAGLDRADGGTVVRARNARFGFVSQDASEDARGSLREALESAVSTVLAHERELRALEVAMETADETDLERLMIRYGQAHDDFERHGGAAMPRRMRSMVAAFGFDEDDLDRPLREFSGGQRTRANLARVLLEDPDCLLLDEPTNHLDLDAVRKLEDLIIGDRRAYIIVSHDRYVLDRVSTAIWELDAGKVIEYPAPRGGGAYAAFLVERQIREEAAAAESERFAAERERRLKVIAELRTHGSHNYAQVRSREKQLAKLVAPSGPRRRARAIGIGLQSSRAAGKGIAVSVDGLAKRFAKPLFSGLHFELTAGERLAVVGPNGAGKSTLLKIIAGALEPDAGTVRFGSGVAPAYFSQDSSEALASGVRAVDAVAHAPGITPHRARTLLGALGLSGDAGDKPVESFSGGERRRIMLARLIAGEAPCLLLDEPTNDLDIDSREAFERALDSFPGSIIAVSHDRYLLQRIADRVLALSESGWELFDGGYAAFESRNSVPSSDAAPPDDGSKRASPPRVPLSKNRRAQLEADCAARELEIEELDARVSEVEARFAAPGIGKDPTAMRAATSELESLARLRSDAMSAWERAIDELSACEDETG